The Euphorbia lathyris chromosome 8, ddEupLath1.1, whole genome shotgun sequence genome has a window encoding:
- the LOC136202938 gene encoding calcineurin-binding protein 1 isoform X4: MFSIAALNDTDSREQWEPLAPTKEAQEFHLTQSYHEGLHKLQAKEYDKARELLESVLKDPLISSAQVDSSASDGHLMQLRFLALKNLATVFLQQGSTYYESALHCYLQAVEIDTKDFVVWNQLGTLSCSMGLLSISRWAFEQGLLCSPTNWNCMEKLLEVLIAIGDEVACFSVAELILRHWPSHSRALHVKNTIEKSEPVPFAPRGIDKLEPNHVRLKFIDKRKATDENIDVGVSCKKLSQNIELFLPEASWAALTDCLLEILLPLNGSGAQKGIGKEYRSGDVRLTIHLSSSMDIVMGSTDDKLLNSVSSESMSVGDCNPERTSYAKERQTNAFEEQPHERRSTRLERLRSRRPGKEELDFASSKDLAKVVLKLLEPFIIWGCKASDQAASDSVSHPDQVNILDSEHNDVSAFLSETSKNYGAYHMAHLLLEHAATRDFACQDVFVKFLELERLTRNWGQDRTSACSLFLAELYYDLGSLPCNTPNLSQFMSEASYHLCKIIESVALDYPSCLNHISGNDSCSSLKSFLSENEMFAKELSCQDSFFSSSSMANNYTFWVRYFWLSGKLSIFDGNKEKAHGEFCISLSLLSKKEQICGSSCSVHLQHLKIDKELTVGRVLHEINLLKVDILLQKSLGEMIEKEMYMECINLLAPLLFSTEHFSLDVFPSPVSNEQGEGFSCIELSAIDILIKACEKAKPMNTEVYLNCHRRKLQILMLAAGMDEYETIQKKYRLKTLSASDFASKENLNRHWNDLVVEEVKAISQCLSQLKINPTVISNGLLLGSISDIQTSLLAFMYHVAINCLGKKSYAPIIADETEQNQGFSFVDACIAFVKLQQFIPIVPVKAQVELIVAIHDLLAEYGMCCAAEGGKGEEGTFLKFSIKYLLALDMKLKSNLNSSKKETIQVDKQLSPHNESKTCKNELKSDMLDEKIGGTEINETSIVDDVLDGVTSKGKQTLRGPEKDHAGVGTEKHGSDTGNKGENNTEQCSESSNEPTEDEREELELIIDNALDQCFFCLYGLNLRSDPSYEDDLAMHKNTSRGDYQTKEQCADVFQYILPCARASSRTGLVKLRRVLRAIRKHFPQPPEDVLTQNAIDKFLDDPDLCEDKLSEAAGSEGYLETITTIIFPNSVKQHQTMISGSSEPYLDVYFNLYYFLALSEEMSASDKWPGFVLTKEGEDFVQQNANLFKYDLLYNPLRFESWERLAKIYDEEVDLLLNDGSKHINLAGWRKHATLPQRVETSRRRSRRCLLMSLALAKTSEQQCEIHELLALVYYDSIQNVVPFYDQRSVVPAKDAAWMAFCENSLKQFKKASLHKQDWSHAFYMGKLCEKLGYSYHTFLPYYDKAIALNPSAVDPVYRMHASRSKLLYMCGKQNPEALKFLSGYSFSQSVKDAAMNILDKLEPKSSHPSDDMKEKSNRGDSADITHEESICMEEVWNMLYNDCLYALEVCVEGDLKHFHKARYMLAQGLYRRHLNNDLERAKDEISFCFKSSRSSFTINMWEIDSMVKKGRRKTAGVAGNKKVLEVNLAESSRKFITCIRKYLLLYLKLLEEAGDVCTLDRAFISLRADKRILYQ; this comes from the exons ATG tTTTCAATTGCAGCCCTTAACGATACTGATTCTAGAGAGCAATGGGAACCCTTAGCTCCCACCAAAGAAGCTCAG GAATTTCATCTTACTCAATCTTACCACGAGGGGCTTCACAAATTGCAAGCTAAAGAGTATGATAAGGCTCGCGAATTGTTGGAATCTGTACTCAAAGATCCTTTGATATCAAGCGCTCAG GTTGACAGTAGTGCAAGTGATGGCCATCTGATGCAGCTGAG ATTTCTGGCACTGAAAAATCTTGCGACTGTTTTCCTTCAACAAGGTTCAACTTATTATGAGAGTGCACTTCACTGTTATCTTCAAGCTGTAGAGATTGATACCAAGGATTTCGTTGTCTGGAATCAGCTGGGAACATTGTCATGTTCAATGGGTTTGCTGAGTATTTCACGTTGGGCATTTGAGCAAGGGCTTCTGTGCAGCCCTACTAACT GGAATTGCATGGAAAAGCTATTGGAAGTTCTTATTGCCATTGGTGATGAGGTCGCCTGCTTCTCTGTTGCGGAGTTGATTTTGAGGCATTGGCCTTCACATTCTCGTGCTTTGCATGTCAAAAATACAATTGAAAAGTCTGAGCCAGTTCCATTTGCTCCTAGAGGTATAGATAAACTGGAACCTAACCATGTGCGGCTCAAATTCATTGACAAGAGAAAAGCAACTGATGAAAATATTGATGTGGGTGTTTCCTGTAAAAAGTTGAGCCAGAATATAGAATTGTTCTTGCCTGAGGCTTCATGGGCTGCTCTTACAGATTGCCTTCTGGAAATTTTGCTTCCATTGAATGGGTCTGGTGCTCAGAAGGGGATTGGAAAAGAATACAGATCTGGAGATGTTAGGTTAACTATACACTTATCTTCTTCTATGGATATTGTTATGGGGTCAACTGATGATAAATTGCTGAACTCTGTATCAAGTGAAAGCATGTCTGTTGGTGATTGTAATCCTGAACGAACAAGTTATGCTAAAGAAAGACAAACAAATGCTTTTGAAGAACAGCCTCATGAGAGGCGAAGTACTCGCCTTGAAAGGCTTAGGAGTCGTAGACCAGGAAAAGAAGAATTGGATTTTGCTTCCAGTAAGGATCTTGCTAAAGTTGTACTTAAATTGCTGGAACCTTTTATTATTTGGGGATGCAAAGCTTCTGATCAAGCAGCTAGTGATTCTGTTTCACATCCTGATCAGGTTAACATTTTGGACAGTGAACATAATGATGTTTCTGCATTTTTAAGTGAAACTTCAAAAAATTATGGTGCTTACCATATGGCTCACTTGCTTCTAGAACATGCTGCAACTAGGGACTTTGCTTGTCAAGATGTATTTGTCAAATTCCTGGAGTTGGAGAGGCTCACGAGAAACTGGGGGCAGGATAGGACCTCTGCATGTAGTCTTTTTCTTGCTGAACTGTATTATGACCTGGGTTCCTTGCCTTGCAACACTCCAAATCTGTCACAGTTCATGTCTGAGGCATCGTATCATCTCTGTAAGATAATTGAGTCAGTTGCTTTGGACTATCCTTCATGCTTAAATCATATATCTGGGAATGACAGCTGCTCATCACTGAAGAGCTTCCTAAGTGAAAATGAAATGTTTGCCAAAGAATTAAGTTGTCAGGACTCATTTTTTAGCAGTTCCTCCATGGCGaataactataccttttgggtTCGCTACTTCTGGTTGAGTGGAAAATTGTCCATCTTTGATGGAAACAAAGAAAAAGCTCATGGAGAGTTCTGTATCTCATTGTCGCTGTTGTCGAAGAAGGAACAAATTTGTGGTTCTTCATGTTCAGTTCACTTGCAACATCTTAAGATTGATAAAGAGCTAACTGTTGGCAGGGTTCTTCATGAAATTAATCTATTGAAGGTTGATATCTTGCTTCAGAAGAGTCTGGGTGAGATGATTGAGAAAGAAATGTACATGGAGTGTATAAATTTGCTAGCTCCTCTCTTATTCTCTACAGAACATTTTTCCCTTGATGTTTTCCCCTCACCTGTTTCGAATGAGCAAGGTGAAGGATTTTCATGCATTGAATTATCAGCCATAGATATACTAATTAAAGCATGTGAGAAGGCAAAGCCAATGAACACTGAGGTATATTTGAATTGTCATAGGAGGAAGCTGCAAATACTCATGCTAGCAGCTGGTATGGATGAATATGAAACAATCCAGAAAAAGTATAGGTTGAAAACACTCTCTGCATCTGATTTTGCATCAAAAGAAAATCTCAACAGACACTGGAATGACTTGGTGGTGGAGGAGGTGAAAGCCATTTCACAATGCTTGTCACAATTGAAGATAAATCCAACTGTTATTTCT AATGGTCTTTTATTGGGCAGTATCAGTGACATTCAAACTTCGCTGTTGGCGTTCATGTATCATGTTGCAATAAATTGCCTTGGTAAGAAATCTTATGCGCCAATAATTGCTGATGAAACTGAACAAAATCAAGGATTCAGCTTTGTTGATGCATGCATTGCTTTCGTCAAGCTTCAACAATTCATCCCAATTGTCCCTGTTAAAGCCCAA GTTGAATTAATTGTGGCAATCCATGATTTGCTTGCTGAGTACGGCATGTGCTGTGCAGCTGAGGGTGGCAAAGGAGAGGAGGGAACATTTCTAAAGTTTTCCATAAAGTACCTCTTGGCCCTGGATATGAAGCTTAAGTCCAATTTAAATTCTTCAAAGAAAGAAACAATTCAAGTCGATAAGCAGCTTTCTCCACATAATGAAAGCAAAACATGCaagaatgaattaaaatcagatATGTTGGATGAGAAGATTGGTGGGACTGAAATTAATGAAACTAGTATTGTAGATGATGTTCTAGATGGGGTTACATCAAAAGGCAAGCAAACTCTTAGGGGCCCCGAGAAAGACCATGCAGGTGTAGGAACTGAAAAGCATGGCAGTGATACAGGCAACAAAGGAGAAAATAATACTGAACAATGCAGTGAATCGAGCAATGAACCCACTGAAGATGAACGTGAGGAACTTGAGTTAATAATTGACAATGCTTTAGATCAATGCTTTTTCTGTTTGTATGGTCTCAATCTTAGATCAGACCCATCCTATGAAGATGATCTAGCCATGCATAAAAATACTAGTCGTGGAGATTATCAGACCAAAGAACAATGTGCTGATGTTTTTCAATACATACTTCCGTGTGCAAGGGCTTCTTCA AGAACTGGGCTGGTAAAACTTCGTAGAGTGTTAAGAGCCATACGCAAGCATTTTCCTCAACCACCTGAAGATGTTTTGACTCAAAATGCAATTGATAAGTTCTTAGATGATCCTGATTTATGCGAAGACAAGCTTTCAGAGGCAGCAGGATCTGAAGGGTACCTTGAGACCATAACAACAATAATATTTCCCAATAGTGTCAAGCAGCACCAAACAATGATTTCTGGAAG TTCCGAGCCATATTTGGACGTGTATTtcaacttatattattttttggcTCTCTCTGAGGAAATGAGTGCAAGTGATAAGTGGCCAGGCTTCGTACTTACAAAGGAAGGGGAAGACTTTGTGCAGCAAAATGCAAATCTGTTTAAATATGATCTTCTGTATAACCCTTTACGGTTTGAGAGTTGGGAACGACTTGCAAAAATTTATGATGAG GAGGTAGACTTGTTGTTAAATGATGGAAGTAAGCACATTAATTTAGCAGGATGGAGAAAGCATGCTACTCTGCCTCAGAGAGTTGAGACAAGTCGAAGGAGGAGCAGGCGTTGTCTGTTAATGAGTTTGGCTTTGGCAAAAACATCAGAGCAACAG TGTGAGATACACGAGCTGCTGGCATTGGTGTACTATGACAGCATTCAGAATGTGGTGCCATTTTATGATCAACGATCTGTTGTGCCCGCAAAAGATGCAGCGTGGATGGCATTTTGTGAGAATTCACTTAAGCAGTTTAAAAAAGCCTCCTTGCACAA GCAGGACTGGTCACATGCATTTTATATGGGGAAACTCTGTGAAAAGCTCGGATACTCTTACCATACATTCTTACCATATTATGATAAGGCTATTGCTTTGAATCCATCAGCTGTAGACCCTGTGTACAGGATGCATGCTTCACGCTCAAAGTTACTCTACATGTGTGGGAAACAGAACCCGGAGGCTTTAAAG TTTCTATCAGGATATTCCTTCAGCCAATCAGTAAAGGATGCTGCCATGAACATTTTAGATAAATTGGAACCTAAAAGTTCACATCCATCAGATGATATGAAAGAAAAAAGCAATCGAGGAGATTCTGCAGATATAACACACGAGGAATCAATTTGTATGGAGGAAGTGTGGAACATGCTTTACAATGATTGCCTTTATGCTCTGGAAGTTTGTGTTGAAGGTGATCTCAAACATTTTCATAAGGCTAGATACATGCTTGCTCAAGGACTGTATAGGAGGCATTTGAATAATGATCTTGAGAGGGCAAAGGATgaaatttctttttgtttcaaATCTTCACGCTCATCCTTCACGATAAATATGTGGGAGATTGATAGCATGGTGAAGAAAGGGAG GCGGAAAACTGCAGGTGTTGCTGGGAATAAAAAAGTCCTTGAAGTTAACTTAGCAGAAAGTTCTCGAAAATTTATCACCTGCATCAGAAAGTATTTGTTATTGTATTTGAAATTACTGGAGGAGGCTGGAGACGTTTGTACCCTTGATCGTGCTTTTATTTCTCTGCGGGCAGATAAAAGG ATCTTGTACCAGTAA